The following coding sequences lie in one Arthrobacter sp. PGP41 genomic window:
- a CDS encoding universal stress protein, with protein sequence MGAPELHPDPQDGGSTAAPEGIVVGVDGSDHGQCALVWAAREARRRRRPLHIVTAYSVPIFAASGLDGGYATVDDSVIREGAEAVVKQALDKISTYDIDVTASVENGDASGVLLEMSRTAELLVFGTRGRGGFVGRLLGSVSSALPAHAKCPTVTVPLICADRLGETTEDRRIKAEQAKAGHQRVENVVVVGVDGSEQARVAVLEAAEEAERMGATLRVVCAVPQYSGSLAWVPAPMDRKALFADIQLTLDAGMAWLRSHFPNLHAESELKDGSPVDVLVEESRHVELVVVGTRGRGGFTGMLLGSTSDGILHHAKGPVMVVPDREDRRLADRAKFGPVLGSS encoded by the coding sequence ATGGGCGCACCAGAGTTGCATCCGGACCCCCAGGACGGCGGCAGCACTGCTGCTCCCGAGGGGATCGTGGTTGGCGTGGACGGTTCGGACCACGGCCAGTGCGCGCTTGTATGGGCCGCGCGCGAGGCCCGGCGCCGGCGCCGTCCGCTGCATATCGTCACTGCGTACTCCGTGCCGATCTTCGCCGCATCGGGCCTCGACGGCGGCTATGCAACCGTGGACGACTCCGTGATCCGCGAAGGCGCCGAGGCGGTGGTCAAGCAGGCCCTGGACAAGATATCCACCTACGACATCGATGTCACCGCGTCCGTGGAGAACGGCGATGCCTCCGGCGTGCTGCTCGAGATGTCCCGGACTGCCGAGCTCCTGGTGTTTGGCACCCGCGGACGTGGCGGATTTGTGGGCAGGCTCCTCGGCTCGGTGAGCAGCGCCCTGCCCGCCCACGCCAAATGCCCCACCGTGACGGTCCCGCTGATCTGCGCGGACAGGCTCGGCGAAACCACCGAGGACAGGCGCATCAAAGCCGAGCAGGCCAAAGCCGGGCACCAGCGCGTGGAGAACGTGGTGGTGGTGGGCGTTGACGGCTCGGAGCAGGCACGGGTGGCCGTCCTGGAGGCCGCAGAGGAAGCAGAACGCATGGGCGCCACGCTGCGCGTTGTCTGCGCCGTCCCGCAGTACAGCGGCTCGCTGGCATGGGTGCCGGCCCCCATGGACCGCAAGGCCCTCTTCGCCGACATCCAGCTGACCCTGGACGCCGGCATGGCGTGGCTGCGCAGCCACTTCCCCAACCTCCACGCCGAATCGGAGCTGAAGGACGGCTCGCCCGTTGACGTCCTCGTCGAGGAAAGCCGGCATGTGGAACTCGTGGTTGTGGGTACCCGCGGCCGGGGCGGCTTCACGGGAATGCTCCTGGGCTCAACGTCCGACGGCATACTCCACCATGCCAAGGGCCCCGTGATGGTGGTTCCGGACCGTGAGGACCGCCGCCTGGCGGACCGTGCCAAGTTCGGCCCGGTTCTCGGTTCATCCTGA
- a CDS encoding PEP/pyruvate-binding domain-containing protein, translating into MAADPPGTAGQGPRQQPGHTAPALILDLSQVGGSMLPLVGGKAASLGELIRAGLPVPEGFCLTTAAYREATRTVQDGVLAELGKFQAALRTGTPGGNTELAGMAGRARESVRAAPVPPRIVAAVEQAYAALGKAAPVAVRSSATAEDLPFASFAGQQDTYLNVIGIGAVLEAVRDCWASLWTDRAVAYRAALAIKPHEVALAVVVQRMVDAQAAGVMFTANPLTGRRREAVIDAAPGLGEAVVSGAVNPDHYVVDTEKSRVLERKIGDKRVMARPLPGGGTEVRDMPGQADAASLSDEQAIGLAALGLQAEKHFGSPQDTEWAIDTGGALWLTQSRPITTLFPVPERQSGAEGTRVYLCFSLAQGLTRPLTPMGLASLRLAGSSVAKAAGFAVPDPRRGPPPYAEAAQRLYFDLTTPVRSSVGRRLLPRVFDVMEARSAMVLRQVFADPRFSVTRKTPLGLLRHVLPAAVRARVPETVLRGLFRPKAALRRLDRFTREFAEDLELEAGAGPVQRLDHAERLLGSRIFAVVPAILPLPALGFATLWLAGKLLGGRDRWKDLEKVLRGLPRNVTTEMDLDLWRLASAVRDDRGSRTALAEGQPSKLAAEFKAGNLPAVLHAGLVRFLDRYGQRAVAEIDVGMPRWSDDPTHILGVLANYLRLTDPAMAPDVQFSRANAEAEAEVERLVAEARLRGRVRALLVAAALRRTRIFAGLRELPKYQLVLGLAEVRRQVAHVGAALASTGQLEHPEDIFFLDFEEARHALDSGDANATSQPGKLRELVLERRAAYASELGRRRIPRILLSDGTEPELLHAAAAGMAAGAGNGTLSGSPASAGSVTGPARVILDPVGARLEPGEILVAPSTDPGWTPLFLTAGGLVMEMGGPNSHGAVVAREYGIPAVVGVPEATSRLATGQRITVDGGAGTVVPD; encoded by the coding sequence ATGGCTGCCGACCCGCCAGGAACGGCCGGGCAGGGCCCCCGCCAACAGCCCGGGCACACCGCCCCTGCCTTGATTCTTGACCTCAGCCAGGTGGGCGGCAGCATGCTTCCGCTGGTGGGCGGCAAGGCGGCCAGCCTCGGCGAGCTGATACGGGCCGGATTGCCGGTGCCGGAAGGGTTCTGCCTGACCACGGCGGCCTACAGGGAGGCTACCCGGACAGTGCAGGACGGCGTGCTCGCAGAGCTCGGCAAATTCCAGGCAGCCCTGCGCACGGGAACGCCCGGCGGGAACACGGAACTGGCTGGGATGGCCGGCAGGGCACGGGAGTCCGTTCGCGCCGCCCCGGTTCCGCCGCGGATTGTTGCCGCAGTTGAGCAGGCCTACGCGGCGCTGGGCAAAGCGGCTCCGGTGGCGGTAAGGTCCTCCGCCACGGCAGAGGACCTTCCGTTCGCGAGCTTCGCCGGCCAGCAGGACACCTACCTGAATGTCATAGGCATCGGCGCTGTCCTTGAGGCCGTGCGGGACTGCTGGGCATCCCTCTGGACGGACCGGGCAGTGGCCTACCGGGCCGCGCTGGCGATCAAACCGCACGAAGTAGCCCTCGCCGTCGTGGTTCAGCGGATGGTTGACGCCCAGGCCGCCGGAGTGATGTTCACAGCCAATCCACTGACCGGCAGGCGCCGGGAAGCTGTCATCGATGCTGCCCCGGGGCTCGGGGAGGCGGTGGTTTCCGGAGCGGTCAATCCGGACCACTACGTGGTGGACACCGAAAAATCCAGGGTCCTCGAGCGCAAAATTGGGGACAAACGCGTCATGGCGCGGCCCCTGCCCGGCGGCGGAACCGAGGTACGGGACATGCCAGGCCAAGCAGACGCCGCCAGCCTTTCAGACGAACAGGCCATTGGGCTTGCAGCCCTGGGCTTGCAGGCTGAAAAGCACTTCGGTTCCCCGCAGGACACCGAATGGGCCATCGACACCGGCGGGGCACTCTGGCTGACGCAGTCGAGGCCCATCACCACGCTGTTCCCGGTGCCGGAACGCCAGTCCGGAGCCGAAGGGACGAGAGTGTACCTGTGCTTCAGCCTCGCCCAGGGCCTCACCCGCCCCCTCACTCCCATGGGCCTGGCATCACTGCGGCTCGCGGGCTCCTCCGTGGCCAAAGCCGCCGGGTTCGCAGTCCCGGACCCCCGGCGCGGTCCACCACCGTACGCGGAGGCAGCCCAGCGCCTCTACTTCGACCTCACAACGCCGGTCCGGAGCAGCGTGGGGCGGCGGCTCCTTCCACGGGTCTTCGACGTCATGGAAGCCAGATCCGCCATGGTGCTGCGACAGGTTTTTGCGGACCCCCGGTTTTCGGTGACCCGCAAGACCCCGCTCGGACTCCTGCGCCATGTCCTGCCGGCAGCGGTCCGGGCCCGCGTCCCCGAGACCGTGCTCCGGGGACTGTTCCGGCCCAAGGCGGCGCTGCGCCGGCTGGACCGCTTCACCCGGGAATTCGCCGAGGACCTCGAACTGGAGGCCGGGGCGGGACCCGTTCAGCGGCTCGACCATGCGGAGCGTCTCCTGGGCAGCCGGATCTTTGCTGTGGTTCCCGCCATCCTGCCCTTGCCCGCGCTGGGATTCGCCACGCTGTGGCTGGCCGGAAAGCTCCTCGGCGGCCGGGACCGCTGGAAGGACCTGGAGAAGGTGCTCCGGGGCCTGCCGCGGAACGTGACCACCGAGATGGACCTGGACCTGTGGCGGCTTGCATCAGCAGTCAGGGACGACCGCGGGTCACGAACGGCCTTGGCGGAAGGGCAGCCATCCAAACTGGCGGCGGAGTTCAAGGCCGGCAACCTCCCTGCCGTCCTGCACGCGGGCCTGGTACGATTCCTCGACCGCTACGGGCAGCGGGCCGTGGCCGAAATCGATGTGGGCATGCCCCGGTGGTCGGATGACCCCACGCACATCCTGGGTGTCCTTGCCAACTACCTTCGCCTCACTGATCCCGCCATGGCGCCGGACGTGCAGTTCAGCAGGGCGAACGCAGAGGCAGAGGCTGAAGTGGAGCGACTGGTTGCCGAGGCCCGGCTCCGCGGCAGGGTGCGTGCGCTGCTGGTTGCTGCCGCACTGCGCCGCACCAGGATCTTCGCCGGGCTGCGGGAACTGCCCAAGTACCAGCTGGTCCTGGGCCTCGCCGAAGTACGCAGGCAGGTGGCCCACGTGGGAGCTGCGCTGGCATCCACCGGCCAGTTGGAGCACCCGGAGGACATCTTCTTCCTCGACTTCGAGGAAGCCCGGCATGCCCTGGACAGCGGGGACGCGAATGCCACCAGCCAGCCGGGAAAGCTGCGCGAACTCGTCCTGGAACGGCGCGCCGCCTACGCCAGCGAACTTGGCCGGCGGCGGATCCCAAGAATCCTGCTTTCAGACGGAACCGAACCCGAACTGCTCCATGCTGCGGCCGCCGGAATGGCCGCCGGGGCCGGGAACGGCACGCTGTCCGGCAGCCCCGCATCAGCGGGCTCGGTTACCGGTCCCGCCCGGGTAATCCTGGACCCGGTGGGGGCGCGCCTTGAACCCGGGGAGATCCTGGTGGCGCCGTCCACCGATCCCGGATGGACCCCCTTGTTCCTGACTGCCGGCGGCCTGGTGATGGAAATGGGCGGGCCCAACTCGCACGGTGCCGTGGTGGCCCGGGAGTACGGCATTCCCGCCGTGGTGGGGGTTCCGGAGGCCACCTCGCGGCTTGCCACCGGGCAAAGAATAACGGTCGACGGCGGAGCTGGAACCGTTGTGCCCGACTAG
- a CDS encoding LolA family protein: protein MGSNDGGSGTMSGPDVLPGRGEIAGRGMNRSVLRWVPAAAVPAVIAAGVLVGSIPARAGDPLPEKTPAEVVALLASHTAHTFSGTVEQSSDLGLPELPATGPTSGPASSGGAASAIELLTGSHTARIFVDGKDKARIQVMDRLAERDIIRRGGDVWFYSSRDNTAAHLALPAHASDLPLTDPGHQLPGDPPTDHVPDGMPVPRTPQELAGKFLAAADSSTAVTIGPGLNVAGRPAYNLVLEPRTEGTLVGKVAIAVDGENGMPLSVKVTARGAEAPAFSAGFTSQSLEAPDDSLFSFVPPPGSTVKELQPQHPTRWPLSSGLPGNPGMRITPDQLAADVQGKARPYLTGSGWETVVELPAGTEAGTALNQALAQNPALAQAAVVVPGGRVLSTALFTVLFTDDGRIYAGMVPAGTLQAASSAP from the coding sequence ATGGGCTCCAACGACGGAGGCAGCGGGACAATGAGCGGCCCGGATGTGCTACCGGGACGCGGCGAAATCGCGGGACGCGGGATGAACCGGTCCGTTCTCCGGTGGGTACCTGCAGCGGCCGTTCCCGCAGTGATCGCAGCTGGGGTGCTGGTGGGGTCCATCCCGGCACGGGCCGGCGATCCCCTTCCTGAGAAGACCCCGGCCGAAGTGGTCGCGCTGCTCGCTTCCCACACCGCGCACACCTTTTCAGGCACCGTGGAACAGTCCTCGGACCTGGGGCTGCCGGAGTTGCCGGCAACCGGTCCTACATCCGGTCCGGCCTCGTCCGGCGGGGCAGCGTCGGCGATCGAGCTCCTTACCGGCAGCCACACTGCGCGGATCTTCGTGGACGGCAAGGACAAAGCACGCATCCAGGTAATGGACCGGCTCGCGGAACGGGACATCATCCGACGCGGCGGTGACGTCTGGTTCTACTCGTCCAGGGACAACACTGCAGCGCACCTGGCACTGCCGGCCCACGCCAGCGACCTGCCGCTGACGGACCCCGGGCATCAGCTTCCTGGCGATCCCCCAACTGATCACGTCCCGGACGGGATGCCCGTCCCGAGAACACCCCAGGAACTGGCAGGGAAGTTCCTTGCCGCGGCGGACAGCTCGACGGCCGTGACGATCGGCCCTGGCCTCAACGTCGCAGGCCGCCCCGCATACAACCTCGTCCTTGAGCCCCGAACGGAGGGAACACTTGTTGGCAAGGTGGCCATCGCCGTCGACGGGGAGAACGGCATGCCGCTCTCCGTGAAGGTCACCGCGCGCGGCGCGGAGGCGCCGGCGTTCAGCGCCGGATTCACCAGCCAGTCCCTGGAAGCCCCTGACGACTCCCTCTTCAGCTTCGTCCCGCCGCCCGGCAGCACGGTAAAGGAACTGCAGCCCCAACATCCCACGCGCTGGCCGCTCAGCTCCGGGTTGCCCGGCAACCCCGGAATGCGCATCACCCCGGACCAGCTCGCCGCCGATGTCCAAGGCAAGGCCCGGCCCTACCTGACAGGGTCAGGCTGGGAGACCGTCGTGGAACTTCCGGCAGGAACCGAAGCCGGAACAGCCCTTAACCAGGCGCTGGCGCAGAATCCGGCGCTGGCCCAGGCCGCCGTCGTTGTTCCTGGCGGGCGGGTGCTCTCCACTGCACTGTTCACCGTCCTGTTCACCGACGACGGCCGCATCTATGCGGGCATGGTCCCGGCGGGCACGCTGCAAGCCGCCTCCTCGGCCCCGTGA
- a CDS encoding ABC transporter ATP-binding protein, producing MTGAAGLRGPWAYGLTIETRGLTKHFGRQVAVDSLDLAVPPGAVFGFLGPNGSGKTTTIRMLLGLAAASAGTVRLLGKEMPGSFQDVLPRVGALVEGPAFYPFLSGTANLHRLDAAGRHADPATRKARVGTALERVGLSHAAGKRVHAYSLGMKQRLGIANALLSPRELLVLDEPTNGLDPQGTREVRNLVRSLAADGTTVFVSSHLLAEVEQICTHAAVMSAGRLVAQGPLSDLRRSGSSRIRLVTPDPGQASTVLARLGLAPEEGPGRPDGQVLTADLARHGPGAGHPSPEELVAELVQAGVRVRGFAVERESLEERFVALTGEGFDVAQ from the coding sequence GTGACGGGCGCAGCAGGGCTTCGCGGACCCTGGGCGTACGGCCTGACCATCGAAACACGGGGACTGACAAAGCATTTCGGCCGGCAGGTGGCCGTGGACAGCCTGGACCTTGCCGTGCCGCCCGGCGCCGTCTTTGGCTTCCTGGGGCCCAATGGCTCCGGAAAGACAACCACCATCCGGATGCTGCTGGGCCTCGCGGCTGCTTCCGCCGGGACGGTCAGGCTGCTCGGAAAGGAGATGCCGGGCAGCTTCCAGGATGTCCTGCCGCGCGTGGGGGCGCTCGTTGAGGGGCCGGCCTTCTACCCGTTCCTGTCCGGAACGGCGAACCTGCACCGGCTCGATGCCGCGGGCAGGCACGCCGATCCCGCAACGCGAAAGGCAAGGGTGGGCACGGCGCTGGAACGGGTAGGGCTCAGCCACGCCGCCGGCAAGCGTGTCCATGCCTATTCGCTGGGCATGAAACAACGGCTGGGGATCGCCAACGCCCTGCTGTCGCCCCGCGAACTGCTGGTGCTGGATGAGCCCACCAACGGCCTGGACCCTCAGGGCACGCGGGAAGTGCGGAACCTGGTACGGTCCCTGGCAGCAGACGGAACCACCGTTTTCGTCTCCAGCCACCTGCTGGCCGAGGTGGAACAAATCTGCACCCACGCCGCCGTCATGAGTGCGGGCAGGCTCGTTGCCCAGGGTCCCCTTTCGGACCTGCGCCGGTCCGGCAGTTCGCGCATCCGCCTAGTGACCCCGGATCCGGGCCAGGCGTCCACTGTCCTGGCCCGGCTGGGGCTGGCGCCGGAGGAAGGACCGGGCCGTCCGGACGGGCAGGTGCTGACCGCCGACCTTGCCCGCCACGGCCCCGGGGCGGGACACCCTTCCCCGGAGGAGCTGGTGGCCGAGCTGGTGCAGGCGGGCGTCCGGGTCCGCGGCTTTGCGGTGGAACGGGAGAGCCTCGAGGAGCGGTTTGTCGCCTTGACGGGGGAGGGGTTCGATGTTGCCCAGTAG
- a CDS encoding ABC transporter permease, with amino-acid sequence MLPSSVPEQDLETSAGRAAAPPRGAGWSLLGSEMAVLFRRRRTWALLLALAAIPVLIAVAVRVSSAVPPGRGPAFLDRITQNGLFVAFTAMLVSVPLFLPLTVGVVAGDTIAGEANLGTLRYLLVAPTGRVRLLLVKYAGALAFCVAAPVTVALAGAAIGAALFPVGPVTLLSGDVIQPPEAALRVLLIAAYLAVSLAGLSAIGLFLSTLTVVPVGAMAATVVLSVVSQVLDQLPQLEWLHPWLFSHYWLGFGDLLRQPVLWDSFASNALLQAGYVAVFGALAYGRFVTKDVLS; translated from the coding sequence ATGTTGCCCAGTAGCGTTCCGGAGCAGGACCTGGAAACATCCGCCGGCAGGGCAGCGGCGCCCCCGCGCGGAGCCGGCTGGTCCCTTTTGGGCTCGGAAATGGCGGTATTGTTCCGGCGCCGGCGAACCTGGGCCCTGCTGCTGGCACTGGCCGCTATCCCGGTCCTGATTGCGGTGGCCGTCCGGGTCTCCTCTGCCGTTCCTCCCGGGCGGGGGCCGGCCTTCCTGGACCGCATTACGCAGAACGGGCTGTTCGTGGCGTTCACCGCCATGCTGGTGTCCGTCCCGCTATTCCTGCCGCTCACGGTGGGGGTGGTGGCGGGGGACACCATCGCGGGCGAGGCAAACCTGGGAACGCTCAGGTACCTGCTGGTTGCGCCGACGGGCCGTGTCCGGCTGCTCCTGGTGAAGTACGCAGGAGCGCTGGCCTTTTGCGTGGCTGCGCCGGTCACGGTGGCCCTTGCAGGGGCCGCCATCGGGGCCGCGCTTTTCCCCGTGGGGCCGGTCACCCTGCTGTCAGGGGACGTCATCCAGCCTCCGGAGGCCGCGCTCCGCGTCCTCCTGATCGCCGCATACCTGGCCGTCTCCTTGGCCGGGCTGTCCGCGATTGGGCTGTTCCTGTCCACCCTCACCGTGGTTCCGGTGGGTGCCATGGCCGCCACGGTAGTGCTCTCCGTGGTGTCCCAGGTCCTCGATCAACTGCCACAGCTCGAATGGCTGCACCCGTGGTTGTTCAGCCACTACTGGCTGGGCTTCGGGGACCTGCTCCGCCAGCCCGTCCTGTGGGATTCGTTCGCCAGCAACGCCCTGCTGCAGGCGGGATACGTGGCCGTGTTCGGCGCGCTCGCCTACGGCCGGTTTGTCACTAAGGACGTCCTGAGCTGA
- a CDS encoding cation diffusion facilitator family transporter has product MGHDHSHTHGITATGRHRKRLVAVLVITLTVVLVQVVGAVLSGSLSLLADAGHMLSDAAGVTIALLAAWIAGRPASDQRTYGYQRAEVLAALANALILVVISVVIFTEAVRRIGAAPEVQTNIMLFAAVLGAAANVVSLLILRGAHQESLNVRGAYLEVLGDLLGSFAVIAAAVVIMVTGFQAADTIASVVIALLILPRAWSLLRDVVDVLLEASPKGVEVQMIREHILSVEGVTDVHDIHIWTITSGVPVFSAHVVVEDGVLNARGADQLLDKLITCLGSHFDTDHCTFQLEPASHSEHEAHQHA; this is encoded by the coding sequence ATGGGACACGACCACAGCCATACCCACGGAATCACCGCGACCGGCCGGCACCGGAAACGGCTGGTGGCCGTCCTGGTGATCACGCTTACCGTGGTCCTGGTCCAGGTGGTGGGCGCCGTCCTTTCCGGATCGTTGTCCCTGCTGGCAGATGCAGGCCATATGCTCTCCGACGCCGCGGGGGTGACCATTGCCCTGCTGGCCGCGTGGATAGCGGGACGGCCTGCCAGCGACCAGAGAACCTATGGCTACCAGCGCGCAGAGGTGCTTGCCGCGCTGGCCAACGCATTGATCCTGGTGGTGATCTCCGTGGTCATCTTCACCGAAGCGGTGCGCCGGATCGGTGCGGCGCCGGAAGTGCAGACCAACATCATGCTGTTCGCCGCCGTCCTTGGCGCGGCAGCGAACGTGGTGTCGCTCCTGATCCTGCGCGGCGCCCACCAGGAGAGCCTCAACGTGCGCGGCGCCTACCTGGAAGTGCTGGGTGACCTGCTGGGTTCCTTCGCCGTCATAGCTGCCGCCGTGGTGATCATGGTGACCGGCTTCCAGGCCGCGGACACCATCGCGTCCGTGGTGATCGCCCTGCTGATCCTGCCGCGGGCCTGGTCGCTGCTCCGCGACGTGGTGGATGTTCTGCTGGAGGCCAGCCCCAAGGGGGTGGAAGTACAAATGATCCGCGAGCACATCCTGTCGGTCGAGGGCGTCACGGACGTGCACGACATCCACATCTGGACCATCACATCCGGTGTTCCGGTCTTTTCCGCGCATGTGGTGGTGGAGGACGGGGTGCTCAACGCCCGCGGCGCGGACCAGCTGCTGGACAAGCTGATCACCTGCCTGGGCTCGCACTTCGACACGGACCACTGCACCTTCCAGCTGGAACCAGCCAGCCATTCCGAACACGAGGCCCATCAGCACGCCTAG
- a CDS encoding metallopeptidase family protein, with protein sequence MPASLPPGLPTVPEGPSEPLRFTMPEDEFEAAVQDALDSIPEKLAGAMDNVAVFIEDDYVPKPGEDPDTVLLGLYEGVPLTERDSWWDAGSLPDRITIYREPILEICSSREDVIHEVAVTVVHEIAHHFGIDDHRLHELGWG encoded by the coding sequence ATGCCAGCCAGCCTGCCGCCGGGACTGCCGACCGTTCCTGAAGGCCCCAGCGAGCCCCTTCGCTTCACCATGCCCGAGGACGAGTTCGAGGCCGCCGTCCAGGACGCCCTGGACAGCATCCCGGAAAAACTGGCCGGTGCCATGGACAACGTGGCGGTCTTCATCGAGGACGACTACGTGCCAAAACCCGGAGAGGACCCGGATACGGTCCTGCTGGGGCTTTACGAGGGCGTGCCCCTGACTGAACGTGATTCCTGGTGGGACGCCGGCTCGCTGCCGGACAGGATCACCATCTACCGCGAACCCATCCTGGAAATCTGCTCCTCACGTGAGGACGTCATCCACGAAGTTGCGGTGACAGTGGTGCACGAAATCGCCCACCACTTCGGGATAGATGACCACAGGCTGCACGAGCTCGGCTGGGGCTAG
- a CDS encoding DMT family transporter produces the protein MPSTSPASRTASAPPQAAATRVKALGVAAMVVTVVLWASAFVGIRAIGPHFSPGPLTLGRLAIAAVVLALLVLPQLLKSRLLPRGREWWPILAYGVMWFGGYNVALNAAEHVLDAGTSALLINVNPILVAIMAGVFLKEGFPRWLIIGSLVAFAGVALIAFGSGQASTPGERTTADVAGVLLCLLAAVLAAVSVIIQKPVLRKFPAAQATWFGILVGAACCLPFAGQLMAEVQAAPPQATWGLAYLGVFPTAIAFTTWAYALSLVDAGKLAATTYLVPGTTILISWLLLGEIPGALGLAGGLVCLVGVGLTRRRSKAARGAGPSASR, from the coding sequence ATGCCTTCAACCAGCCCCGCCAGCCGGACCGCCTCCGCACCTCCCCAAGCAGCCGCCACCCGGGTGAAGGCGCTCGGAGTGGCCGCCATGGTGGTGACCGTGGTCCTTTGGGCATCGGCCTTTGTGGGTATCCGGGCGATAGGCCCGCACTTTTCCCCCGGCCCCCTGACGCTCGGCCGGTTGGCGATTGCCGCCGTCGTCCTGGCCCTGCTGGTCCTCCCCCAACTGCTGAAGAGCAGGCTGCTGCCGCGGGGACGGGAATGGTGGCCCATCCTCGCCTACGGAGTGATGTGGTTCGGCGGGTACAACGTGGCGCTGAACGCCGCAGAGCACGTGCTTGACGCCGGCACCAGTGCCTTGCTGATCAATGTCAACCCCATCCTTGTGGCCATCATGGCCGGCGTCTTCCTCAAGGAGGGCTTTCCGCGGTGGCTGATCATCGGGAGCCTGGTTGCCTTCGCCGGGGTGGCGTTGATCGCCTTCGGGTCCGGCCAGGCTTCCACGCCAGGGGAACGCACGACGGCGGACGTGGCAGGGGTGCTGCTATGCCTCCTTGCCGCCGTGCTCGCCGCAGTCAGCGTCATCATCCAGAAGCCGGTGCTGCGGAAGTTTCCCGCCGCGCAGGCCACGTGGTTCGGGATACTTGTGGGCGCGGCGTGCTGCCTGCCCTTTGCCGGCCAGCTCATGGCCGAGGTCCAGGCCGCGCCGCCGCAGGCAACCTGGGGCCTCGCCTACCTTGGCGTCTTTCCAACAGCGATCGCCTTCACCACCTGGGCCTACGCGCTCTCACTGGTGGATGCGGGGAAGCTGGCCGCCACCACGTACCTGGTGCCCGGAACCACCATCCTGATCTCCTGGCTGCTGCTCGGTGAAATTCCCGGCGCCTTGGGCCTGGCTGGCGGACTGGTGTGCCTGGTTGGCGTGGGGCTGACCCGGCGCAGGAGCAAGGCTGCGCGCGGGGCCGGGCCGTCCGCTTCCCGCTAG
- a CDS encoding DsbA family protein, with product MVSSPAAPRDSARLTRKVIWIILALVVAGCVAWYAVLTLGKSPDPASQSGGAEQLVRTDSHRLTSPAVEKAQLVEFLDFECPSCGSIHPVVEEFKAEFGDRITFVHRHFPLSAHPNSGQAALAAEAAGQQGQYQQMADRLFETQSQWAGNQASQAPLFRTFAEQLGLDLSRFDAAVADPRTEERILADVADGKALGVTGTPTFFLDGEKLTLTSKADFRQKLADAAK from the coding sequence ATGGTCTCAAGCCCGGCTGCACCCCGCGATTCTGCACGCCTTACAAGGAAAGTCATCTGGATCATCCTCGCGCTGGTCGTGGCGGGTTGTGTTGCCTGGTACGCGGTGCTGACGCTGGGGAAGTCACCGGATCCTGCCTCCCAGTCAGGTGGCGCCGAGCAGCTTGTCCGGACAGACAGCCACCGGTTGACCAGCCCGGCGGTGGAGAAGGCGCAGCTGGTGGAGTTCCTTGACTTCGAATGCCCGTCCTGTGGCTCCATTCATCCGGTGGTGGAGGAATTCAAGGCGGAGTTCGGCGACAGGATCACGTTCGTCCACCGGCACTTCCCCTTGTCGGCCCACCCGAACTCGGGGCAGGCGGCCCTGGCTGCCGAGGCCGCGGGCCAGCAGGGGCAGTACCAGCAGATGGCGGACAGGCTGTTCGAAACCCAGTCCCAGTGGGCCGGGAACCAGGCATCCCAGGCCCCGCTGTTCCGCACCTTTGCCGAGCAGTTGGGGCTGGACCTTTCCCGCTTCGATGCCGCCGTCGCCGATCCCAGGACGGAGGAGCGCATCCTTGCCGACGTTGCGGACGGCAAGGCGCTGGGCGTGACTGGAACGCCCACCTTTTTCCTGGACGGCGAAAAGCTCACGCTCACTAGCAAGGCCGATTTCCGGCAGAAGCTCGCGGACGCCGCCAAGTAG